In Salarias fasciatus chromosome 20, fSalaFa1.1, whole genome shotgun sequence, a single window of DNA contains:
- the LOC115407581 gene encoding calcium-independent phospholipase A2-gamma-like: MGRYLSANKTLKSYCKIRYTMSLLRKDHHLVKAPLYMNSHRHSQPLQPFRFAKKGAFKSDAGSTSSCFLRDLTDGTGNLHIVRFYSTSNRSDFKAEAPVGVFEEPRSSFHLNSLGDRLGQSFNRLSRHINLYFKKKDALTFAGNGSLVVTAAEYPGRSRRSTQHAAGERSIAEKKEMRQAVKCNKKEEKSEMPTTSTQEASRLQLFHISTLATRFGESYSYVAHHINSMFSQEFAEIQKQDHVESGASSRGTNRRHRRRKLPNTYITAASDDGPTQLSNHQASVESYYTSSSWEEGYLHFARHINKYFGAKTTNNVPKKGKQVNEVNKNNYMRNFSAQSASQIQQSRTAAPEFGGLFHSSSNATNFGENYMQMSHHINQYFKGESELDVDDDRNLLMDPGFLPSSEEVKAVSFMDCLRHPASAIPELLDSYLKLSRLSKNSKSRSVRTSPQAIINKKFILSRRQADEMTYGLMGNLRLASSPDALTACVEALNEHLIRYPSCKALIWQENTAVTLLKLRRSYKHHPGLQAVLRETLALIGYVDPVKGRGIRVLSIDGGGTRGVVPLQVLKLLEAETGKKIHQLFDYICGVSTGAVLAFMLGLAHFSLEECADMYRRFGSEVFRQNPLVGTVKMGWSHSYYNTETWEAILQKKLGDRLLITTARDELSPKVSAVSAVVNWGTSPKAFVFRNYNHTPGSLSRYAGGSGYQMWQAVRASSAAPGYFQEFTLQSDIHQDGGILLNNPCALAVHESRLLWPKQHFQCVLSLGTGRYDNAKRGPATSTSLRAKISNLICSATDTEGVHTLLDDLLAPNVYFRFNPMLSAGVSLDENRPGVMDQLQRDTQNYLERNRPKLARLCLVLGAERSAVHRTKDWMSERAWEMKHRFM, translated from the exons ATGGGTCGCTACCTCAGCGCCAACAAAACCCTGAAATCGTACTGCAAAATCAGGTACACAATGAGCCTCCTCAGAAAGGACCATCATCTGGTCAAAGCGCCGCTCTACATGAACTCACACAGACATTCACAACCTCTTCAGCCTTTCAGATTCGCAAAAAAAGGTGCTTTCAAAAGTGATGCTGGCTCCAcgtcttcctgcttcctcagaGACCTTACTGATGGAACAGGGAATTTACATATAGTGCGTTTTTATTCAACTTCTAATAGGAGTGACTTCAAAGCAGAGGCTCCGGTCGGGGTATTCGAGGAGCCTCGGAGCAGTTTTCATCTGAACTCGCTGGGAGACCGTCTTGGTCAATCATTCAATCGACTGTCCAGACACATCAACTTGTATTTCAAGAAAAAGGACGCCTTGACGTTTGCTGGAAACGGCAGCCTTGTGGTCACAGCTGCAGAATACCCCGGCCGGTCGCGGAGGAGTACTCAACACGCTGCTGGAGAGCGAAGTATAGCTGAGAAGAAGGAAATGAGACAGGCCGTCAAGTGCaacaagaaagaggaaaagtcaGAAATGCCGACGACTTCAACGCAAGAAGCATCCAGATTACAACTGTTTCACATCAGCACCCTGGCAACACGATTCGGCGAGAGCTACAGCTACGTCGCTCATCATATCAACTCAATGTTTTCTCAGGAGTTTGCAGAAATTCAGAAGCAGGATCATGTGGAAAGTGGGGCTTCCAGCAGAGGCACGAACAGGAGGcatagaagaagaaaactgcCCAACACTTACATCACGGCAGCTTCTGACGATGGACCAACTCAGCTCAGTAACCACCAGGCGTCGGTGGAGAGCTACtacacctccagcagctgggaggagggATACCTTCATTTTGCACGACATATTAATAAATACTTCGGTGCCAAAACTACAAACAACGTtccgaaaaaaggaaaacaagtgAACGAGGTTAATAAGAACAATTACATGAGGAACTTCTCAGCACAATCTGCCTCACAAATTCAGCAAAGTAGAACAGCCGCGCCTGAATTTGGAGGCCttttccacagcagctccaACGCAACAAACTTTGGTGAAAACTACATGCAGATGTCTCATCACATCAATCAGTATTTCAAAGGTGAAAGCGAACTGGATGTGGACGATGACAGAAACCTACTGATGGATCCTGGATTCCTCCCCAGCTCTGAAGAAGTGAAGGCCGTGTCTTTTATGGACTGCCTCCGTCACCCAGCAAGTGCCattccagagctgctggacaGTTATCTGAAACTGAGCCGCTTGTCTAAGAATAGCAAATCACGAAGTGTCCGGACGTCACCGCAggcaataataaataaaaag TTTATTTTGAGTCGGAGGCAAGCGGACGAAATGACCTATGGACTGATGGGAAATCTCAGACTGGCGTCTTCTCCAGACGCTTTGACCGCCTGTGTGGAGGCGCTCAACGAACACCTCATCCGCTATCCCTCCTGCAAGGCTTTAATCTGGCAG GAAAATACAGCAGTCACATTGCTGAAACTAAGGAGGAGCTACAAACACCACCCGGGACTTCAGGCTGTCTTAAGAGAAACTTTGGCTTTGATTGGATATGTGGATCCAGTCAAAGGTCGTGGCATTAGGGTGCTCTCAATCGATGGTGGTGGCACAAG GGGAGTTGTTCCTCTGCAGGTTTTAAAGCTACTGGAAGCTGAAACAGGCAAGAAGATCCACCAGCTGTTCGACTACATCTGTGGAGTGAGCACAG GTGCTGTGCTGGCTTTCATGCTTGGTTTGGCCCATTTCTCTCTTGAGGAATGTGCCGATATGTACCGTCGCTTTGGTTCGGAAGTTTTTCGACAAAACCCGCTGGTTGGCACTGTGAAGATGGGCTGGAGTCACTCCTActacaacactgagacctgggAGGCAATACTACA AAAGAAACTGGGTGACAGATTACTTATAACAACTGCCAGAGATGAATTAAGCCCCAAG GTTTCAGCCGTCAGTGCCGTGGTGAACTGGGGAACCAGTCCGAAGGCCTTCGTCTTCAGGAACTACAATCACACACCGGGCTCCCTGAGCCGCTACGCCGGAGGCTCAGGCTACCAGATGTGGCAGGCTGTCCGGGCATCTTCAGCTGCCCCCGGATACTTCCAGGAGTTCACCTTACAAAGTGACATCCACCAG GATGGAGGGATTCTCCTGAACAACCCCTGCGCCTTGGCCGTCCACGAGAGCCGCTTGCTTTGGCCCAAGCAGCACTTCCAGTGCGTGCTGTCCCTCGGGACCGGTCGCTATGACAACGCCAAGAGGGGTCCCGCCACGTCCACGAGCCTGAGAGCCAAAATCAGCAACCTGATCTGCAGTGCCACCGACACAGAGGGGGTGCACACCCTCCTGGATGACCTCCTGGCCCCCAACGTTTATTTTCGCTTCAATCCCATGCTGAGCGCCGGCGTGTCGCTGGATGAGAACCGACCCGGGGTGATGgaccagctgcagagagacaccCAGAACTACCTGGAGAGGAACAGGCCCAAGCTGGCCCGACTCTGCTTGGTGCTCGGCGCAGAGCGATCGGCCgttcacaggactaaagactgGATGAGCGAGCGGGCCTGGGAGATGAAGCACAGATTCATGTGA
- the nfascb gene encoding neurofascin — MGTLVKPALLLLFWQSVWTLDVPLEIRQPPTITKQSMKDHVVDPKETMVIECEAKGNPHPIFSWRRNGKYFNVARDSQASMRRRSGTLDIYARTNPEQYEAEYQCIASNEYGSAYSNKIRLQLYRPPVWPREVLEPVVISAGLPLVLSCDPPPGPLRPETYWMSSCSYARPFNWPIQTAFPTMRAVRQDRRVSMGVNGDLYFSNVLFNDSVADFCCNARFPFKNVIQQKMPVVVKVLPTHTVAEAAPTWLSPTGSSSSTLVLLGEELLLECIAAGVPTPHITWTKDGEALVVTPRMKIKNFNKLIQIQKASFEDTGDYTCTATNRISYIEHTITVRVKAAPFWLEKPDNLILAPEESGRLVCRSDGAPRPTVSWFINGEPIETATPMPNRQVSGDMITFRSVTTENNAVYQCNASNEFGYLLANAFVNVLHATPRILWPRNEFVKVVEGSRTFLDCRYFGSPVPELRWSKYGQGNLEGNRFKIHSNGTLEIKRIRIEDEGTYLCVVSNIAGREESQVRVEVKEPTLIVTRPQNMKVMRGTDVRFECGVKADATTPVTTTWIKNKRPVSLGWRLTLDESNLVITNVNRDDEGNYTCVIKSELDQKSASAQLMVMDRPSPPTNLELSDPYERTVRLSWVPGESNHNPITDYLVQYDDDDWLPGKWKNLSTYPGSLNSVILHLTPFTYYEFRVIAINEIGASRPSRPSSRFQTSGAPPDVVPKNVKGVGTWRNNMEISWEPLAYREWNGPHLKYLVWWKRKDSREEWKNATTKWLKYYIYDADTFTPYDIKVQAVNDFGLGPESPVVTGYSGEDRPVTAPLNLRVSDIQSTQVTVHWDSVTRGTIMGELKEYKVYYWRDSSQLRWLWVNRGMKSKSFPTNDPEPSGVLTGLIPYSNYKMYIVVTNNRFEGPPSNAIYFSTPEGVPSAPKSFRIQQRHLDSIYVDWEMPAEPNGIITGYSLKYQTVNASRGEELRVEELPPNVTSFSLRRYDRYTRYRFSVAARTQLGLGEWHTEESPHYTTEIYAQDQVDITTQGWFIGIMCAVALIVLILLIVCFIKRSRGGKYPVRDKKDISLEPVDDKDQEGSFDYRSLERIARISTLPYPRREEERGLQRGQPSMEAMMKRTDSDDSLVEYGEGGEIPFNEDGSFIGQYTGTRRDVRELDFGGSLEIHSPMNTIYSMA; from the exons ATGGGAACTCTGGTCAAACCAGCGCTGCTGCTACTCTTCTGGCAGAGTGTTTGGACTTTGGACGTTCCACTGGAAA TCAGACAACCCCCCACCATCACAAAGCAGTCGATGAAAGACCACGTTGTTGACCCCAAAGAAACAATGGTCATCGAGTGTGAAGCCAAAGGAAACCCTCACCCCAT ATTTTCTTGGAGGCGAAATGGGAAGTATTTCAATGTGGCGCGTGACTCCCAGGCATCGATGCGCAGGCGCTCGGGGACGCTGGATATCTATGCCCGAACTAATCCGGAGCAGTATGAGGCAGAGTATCAGTGCATTGCCTCCAACGAGTATGGATCAGCATACTCCAACAAGATCAGGCTGCAGCTGTACA GACCTCCAGTGTGGCCAAGAGAGGTCCTGGAGCCTGTGGTCATCAGCGCTGGTTTGCCCCTGGTCCTGTCCTGCGACCCCCCACCTGGCCCCCTTAGACCTGAAACCTACTGGATGTCAAGCT gCTCCTATGCGAGACCTTTCAACTGGCCCATTCAGACAGCTTTCCCCACCATGCGCGCTGTGCGGCAGGACCGCAGGGTTTCCATGGGAGTCAACGGAGATCTGTATTTCTCCAACGTGCTGTTTAATGACTCTGTCGCCGACTTCTGCTGTAATGCCCGGTTCCCCTTCAAGAACGTCATCCAGCAGAAGATGCCCGTGGTTGTTAAAGTGCTTCCAA CTCATACCGTGGCTGAGGCTGCCCCCACCTGGCTGTCTCCCACAGGCTCGTCCAGCTCCACACTGGTCCTGCtcggagaggagctgctgctggagtgcATCGCTGCAGGAGT GCCAACCCCTCATATTACCTGGACCAAGGACGGAGAAGCCCTGGTGGTCACTCCACGGATGAAAATCAAGAACTTCAACAAGCTGATTCAAATACAAAAGGCATCTTTTGAGGACACCGGTGACTACACCTGCACAGCCACCAATAGGATAAGCTACATTGAGCACACAATAACTGTCAGGGTCAAAG CCGCTCCATTCTGGTTGGAGAAGCCTGATAACTTGATCCTGGCCCCGGAGGAAAGCGGCCGCTTGGTGTGTCGTTCTGACGGCGCTCCCCGTCCCACAGTCAGCTGGTTCATCAACGGGGAACCAATTGAAA CGGCTACACCAATGCCAAACAGACAAGTATCAGGAGACATGATAACCTTCCGCAGTGTGAccactgaaaacaatgctgtCTACCAGTGCAATGCTTCCAATGAGTTTGGATACCTACTGGCTAATGCGTTTGTCAACGTGCTAC aTGCAACGCCACGTATTCTCTGGCCCAGGAATGAATTCGTTAAGGTGGTTGAGGGTTCTCGAACTTTCTTAGACTGCCGTTACTTCGGGTCTCCAGTGCCGGAGCTGCGATG GTCTAAATATGGACAAGGAAACCTCGAAGGAAACCGCTTCAAAATCCACAGTAATGGGACTCTAGAGATCAAACGCATTCGGATCGAAGACGAGGGGACTTATCTGTGTGTGGTCAGCAACATCGCTGGGAGAGAGGAGAGTCAAGTCAGGGTCGAGGTCAAAG AACCCACTTTGATTGTCACAAGACCACAAAATATGAAAGTTATGCGCGGAACTGACGTGCGCTTTGAGTGTGGAGTGAAAGCAGACGCCACGACTCCTGTTACAACCACCtggataaaaaacaaaaggccAGTCAGTCTTGGCTGGAG ACTCACTCTGGATGAGTCAAATCTGGTCATTACTAATGTAAACAGAGACGATGAAGGCAATTACACATGTGTCATCAAGAGTGAACTGGACCAGAAgtctgcttcagctcagctgatgGTCATGG accgTCCGAGTCCTCCCACTAACTTAGAGCTGTCGGATCCATATGAACGAACTGTGAGGCTCAGTTGGGTTCCTGGAGAGAGCAACCATAACCCCATAACAG ACTACTTGGTGCAGTACGATGATGATGACTGGTTGCCTGGAAAGTGGAAAAACCTTTCGACTTACCCAGGATCACTCAACTCTGTCATTTTGCATCTCACGCCTTTCACCTACTATGAGTTCAGGGTCATCGCGATCAATGAAATCGGAGCGAGTCGACCAAGCCGTCCATCCTCACGCTTCCAGACCAGTGGCGCCC CCCCAGATGTCGTTCCAAAGAATGTGAAAGGCGTGGGTACATGGAGGAATAACATGGAGATTAGCTGGGAG CCTCTGGCCTACAGAGAATGGAATGGACCCCATCTTAAGTATCTGGTGTGGTGGAAAAGGAAAGACTCCCGAGAGGAGTGGAAGAACGCAACCACAAAGTGGCTGAAATACTACATCTACGACGCGGACACCTTCACTCCCTATGACATTAAAGTCCAGGCTGTCAACGACTTTGGACTGGGACCAGAATCTCCTGTGGTCACTGGTTATTCTGGAGAAGACC GTCCAGTAACCGCACCCTTGAACCTCAGAGTGTCCGACATCCAGAGTACTCAAGTGACTGTTCACTGGGACTCAGTGACACGTGGTACTATTATGGGAGAGCTGAAAGAGTATAAG GTCTACTACTGGAGAGACagcagccagctgaggtggctgtGGGTCAACAGAGGGATGAAGTCAAAATCGTTTCCCACCAACGATCCAGAGCCTTCCGGGGTTCTCACAGGGCTTATCCCCTATAGCAACTACAAGATGTACATAGTGGTGACAAACAATCGATTTGAAGGGCCGCCAAGCAACGCTATATACTTCTCAACACCCGAAGGAG TGCCATCTGCTCCCAAAtccttcaggatccagcagcgACATCTGGACAGTATTTACGTTGACTGGGAAATGCCAGCAGAGCCCAACGGCATCATCACCGGATATTCCCTCAAGTACCAGACAG TGAACGCCAGCAGGGGCGAGGAGCTGCGAGTGGAGGAGCTCCCTCCTAATGTTACAAGCTTCTCGCTGCGGCGATACGACCGCTACACGCGGTACAGATTCTCGGTGGCAGCTCGGACTCAGCTGGGGTTAGGGGAGTGGCACACAGAGGAGTCGCCCCACTACACCACAGAGA tataCGCTCAGGACCAGGTGGACATCACCACGCAGGGCTGGTTCATTGGCATCATGTGTGCCGTGGCTCTCATCGTGCTCATCCTGCTCATCGTCTGCTTTATCAAGAGGAGCCGAGGAGGGAAATACCCAG TGCGGGACAAGAAGGATATATCTCTGGAGCCAGTGGATGACAAAGATCAGGAAGGATCTTTTGATTATAG GTCCCTCGAAAG gATCGCACGCATCTCTACACTACCCTACCCTCGAAG agaggaggagagaggcctACAAAGAGGCCAGCCGTCGATGGAGGCGATGATGAAGCGGACGGACAGTGACGACAGTCTGGTGGAATACGGCGAAGGAGGGGAGATCCCTTTCAACGAGGACGGTTCCTTCATCGGTCAGTACACGGGGACCAGGAGGGACGTCAGGGAGCTGGACTTTGGCGGAAGTCTGGAGATTCACTCGCCAATGAATACGATCTACTCCATGGCATGA